One part of the Diadema setosum chromosome 6, eeDiaSeto1, whole genome shotgun sequence genome encodes these proteins:
- the LOC140229729 gene encoding ATP-dependent helicase wrn-1-like, which translates to MSTSSSRRRFSDSDIEKSIQYAAEKLGFVDGFREQQQKSLHSFIRGHDLFISLPTGFGKSVVFQAAPLCVDFLRKLHDGPDSPKAVALVVMPLKSLISDQMSRAMDLGLIAGDLSSGLNDPLREGMASGVYSILFASPESLLEDDSQEIITLLKDQICGIFVDESHCVTKWETASGDTRVFRAAYGKLGEFRSKLKSSVPAVALTATATVDVRNCIIENLGLRNYVWVNQSPDKQNIKHVVIKSATRDLDTMFKWLADDLKIHGASCERMIIYCQSRKMCSDVYATFMALLPEGCHRYVNMYHRNTETDIQKKIVDNMSAPDGEIRVLVATIAYGLGVDVSNVHSTVLCGRPSDLDDYIQLSGRIGRDGKQSTAVTLCYPGDSAGRKTTSPMQDFLGGKECRRAIIKAAFGDTQPNSISHNCCDVCATLCQWQFPALWKVALDKPLLKKCVQC; encoded by the exons ATGTCAACATCATCGTCTCGACGTCGCTTTTCTGACAGCGATATTGAGAAGAGCATACAGTATGCCGCTGAGAAGCTTGGATTCGTCGACGGTTTCAGGGAGCAGCAGCAGAAGTCCCTACACTCGTTCATCCGTGGTCATGATTTGTTTATCTCCTTGCCGACTGGTTTTGGCAAGAGTGTGGTGTTCCAGGCTGCACCATTATGCGTTGATTTTCTTCGCAAACTACATGACGGACCAGACTCTCCGAAAGCTGTGGCTCTTGTTGTCATGCCCTTGAAGTCTTTGATTTCGGACCAGATGAGCAGAGCTATGGATCTTGGCCTGATTGCTGGAGATCTTTCATCAGGTTTGAATGACCCCCTCCGTGAAGGCATGGCGTCTGGCGTCTACTCGATACTTTTTGCAAGCCCGGAGAGTTTGCTGGAAGACGACTCTCAAGAAATCATCACCTTGCTGAAAGATCAGATCTGTGGCATTTTTGTCGACGAAAGTCACTGCGTGACAAAGTG GGAGACTGCATCTGGAGACACCAGAGTATTTCGAGCAGCTTACGGAAAATTGGGTGAATTTCGTTCAAAACTCAAGTCGTCAGTTCCCGCTGTTGCCCTAACAGCCACTGCAACCGTAGATGTTCGTAACTGTATCATTGAAAACCTTGGTCTTCGCAATTATGTGTGGGTTAATCAGTCGCCTGATAAGCAAAATATTAAACATGTTGTAATCAAGTCTGCTACAAGAGATTTAGATACGATGTTCAAGTGGCTGGCAGATGACTTGAAGATCCATGGTGCAAGTTGTGAAAGAATGATAATCTATTGTCAGTCAAGAAAAATGTGTAGTGATGTGTATGCAACATTTATGGCACTGCTTCCAGAAGGTTGCCATAGGTATGTTAATATGTACCACCGGAATACGGAAACTGATATCCAGAAGAAAATTGTGGACAACATGTCAGCACCAGATGGTGAAATCAGAGTTTTGGTAGCAACCATTGCGTATGGCCTGGGTGTAGATGTAAGTAACGTACACAGTACAGTTTTGTGTGGACGCCCAAGTGACCTAGATGATTACATCCAACTTAGTGGAAGGATTGGACGAGATGGTAAACAAAGTACTGCTGTGACATTGTGTTACCCTGGGGATAGTGCTGGTAGGAAAACAACTTCTCCCATGCAAGATTTTCTAGGTGGAAAAGAATGTAGACGTGCTATAATAAAGGCAGCGTTTGGTGACACCCAACCAAACAGCATTTCACACAACTGCTGTGATGTGTGTGCAACATTGTGTCAAT GGCAATTCCCTGCTCTGTGGAAGGTTGCTCTTGATAAACCACTGTTGAAGAAGTGTGTCCAGTGTTGA
- the LOC140229730 gene encoding uncharacterized protein: MLRQHHNENEPLSEFEMKSTSRAPKTCQKQLSVERSENVQQTPPQAQEKAPELESPRLEVQSSVSEETLPRPQEKATALEAPHSEAQSSMSEGDEDVALDEVMKFKGMQEKMKDVFVKMIHKEVEGMCKLNPPSSFRDSSLSALSSISFKQQATELTANAPTLLSALEAAAEPHRLERNVQKTKETLIPKIVTSASILLNCRNKNMNAHQVVNSLCLREGAAKKSTFQRLNRKGVCTSYHTALQKQLEYGENFDEEVVEWAKTVHECSSKERELQADVNWDVESTAAIHRDDIGYQLVMDNVDIVIQARHPTRDSYGKDLHMVQMIAVQHRVQGHHLSNTQAISSVTEVESGDFLPSIEENKMLRREWMILASRMIGEHIPALKDVMSTLPGVIHHDHMAEMKQKSRVVNLGVLIENENTSDGIFKIVKHMHQYTPGHGTDHPTRILVTGDLLTCERISSCIEEQRNSTSASQRFEGLMPVIADFHALANYYQVIWKTLYDPSSSADQGTLYAARNFLEARNVTSNPMKNINAAADVVEKFTVALVIAAALHYFGMSEVNGEPTKNIFRLEEHGDQKNYAETVMTGFVNTYMLTSSVDMRMEEQLFHCSVCEKKYVSRQGLLKHRRNVHHGVPTNKPDHDIPSNKPDHGVSVMQDGVLNYAKCALGMCMIALNFNDARQMGDGDRLIRLYKLMMLHCKVSNKPKYSFQMLRLLAQVKCFLTPRLAYELTWNRSVNTKGKAGCNVELDRTMEHQNRIFKEHCRGMRGKVTQKSVDRVSRSAQEAHKLLASLDTQMEVKKPSSKRQETKKPDVSSLAMALHQENIFEEIPGRNHSKFPDFPVSILSKLSLPDLHKWISSSLKVLSRQNQFRIC, encoded by the exons ATGCTACGACAGCATCATAATGAAAATGAGCCATTGTCAGag TTTGAGATGAAGAGTACATCAAGAGCTCCTAAGACTTGTCAGAAACAGCTCTCCGTAGAAAGATCTGAAAATGTGCAG cAAACTCCCCCACAAGCTCAAGAAAAGGCCCCAGAATTGGAAAGCCCACGTTTAGAAGTTCAATCAAGTGTGTCAGAG GAAACTCTCCCACGACCTCAAGAAAAGGCCACAGCATTGGAAGCCCCACATTCAGAAGCTCAATCAAGCATGTCAGAG GGAGATGAAGATGTTGCATTAGATGAAGTCATGAAATTCAAAGGAATGCAAGAAAAGATGAAGGATGTTTTCGTCAAGATGATTCATAAAGAGGTAGAAGGCATGTGCAAGCTTAACCCGCCTTCTTCCTTCCGAGATTCATCTCTTTCAGCACTGTCATCGATCAGTTTTAAACAGCAAGCAACAGAACTGACAGCCAATGCCCCAACACTTTTGTCAGCATTAGAGGCAGCTGCCGAACCTCATCGACTtgaaagaaatgtgcaaaaaactAAGGAAACATTGATCCCCAAAATAGTGACTTCTGCAAGCATTCTCTTGAATTgtagaaacaaaaatatgaatgcaCATCAGGTAGTCAACTCTCTCTGCTTAAGAGAAGGTGCAGCCAAGAAGTCCACTTTCCAACGGTTGAACAGAAAAGGTGTGTGCACATCTTATCACACTGCCTTACAAAAACAATTGGAATATGGTGAGAACTTTGATGAAGAAGTTGTAGAGTGGGCAAAGACTGTTCATGAATGTAGTTCCAAGGAACGAGAGCTCCAAGCAGATGTGAATTGGGATGTTGAAtcaactgctgccattcacaGAGATGACATAGGATATCAACTAGTGATGGATAATGTGGATATTGTAATACAGGCAAGGCACCCTACCAGAGACAGTTATGGAAAGGATTTGCACATGGTTCAGATGATAGCTGTTCAGCACAGAGTTCAGGGCCATCATCTCTCCAATACTCAGGCCATCAGCTCAGTAACAGAAGTGGAATCTGGTGACTTCTTGCCCAGCattgaagaaaataagatgTTGCGACGTGAGTGGATGATACTGGCATCCCGGATGATAGGGGAACACATACCGGCCCTTAAAGATGTGATGTCTACCCTTCCAGGGGTaattcatcatgatcacatggCAGAGATGAAGCAGAAGTCAAGGGTG GTTAATCTTGGTGTTCTCATTGAAAATGAGAACACATCAGATGGCATATTCAAGATTGTGAAGCATATGCACCAGTACACTCCTGGACATGGAACTGACCACCCTACCAGGATCCTAGTGACAGGGGATCTTTTGACATGTGAACGAATATCGAGCTGCATAGAGGAGCAGAGAAATTCCACTTCTGCAAGTCAGAGGTTTGAGGGCTTGATGCCAGTTATTGCTGACTTCCATGCCCTTGCTAATTATTACCAG GTGATATGGAAAACCCTCTATGACCCATCATCATCAGCGGATCAAGGAACACTGTATGCAGCTCGGAACTTCTTAGAGGCAAGAAATGTGACGTCCAACCCAATGAAAAATATTAATGCTGCTGCAGATGTGGTTGAAAAATTCACAGTAGCACTTGTGATTGCCGCTGCCCTACACTACTTTGGGATGAGTGAGGTTAATGGTGAGCCGACTAAAAACATCTTCAGACTCGAAGAGCACGGAGACCAAAAAAACTATGCAGAAACAGTCATGACTGGCTTTGTGAACACATACATGCTAACATCTAGTGTAGATATGAGGATGGAGGAACAATTGTTTCATTGCAGTGTGTGTGAGAAGAAGTATGTGTCACGACAAGGCCTCCTCAAACATCGAAGAAATGTCCACCATGGTGTACCTACTAACAAACCTGATCATGATATCCCTAGTAACAAACCTGATCATGGTGTCTCTGTCATGCAGGATGGTGTACTGAACTATGCGAAATGTGCACTGGGGATGTGTATGATCGCCCTGAACTTCAATGATGCTCGGCAAATGGGTGATGGAGACAGATTGATTCGACTGTACAAACTAATGATGTTACATTGCAAGGTTTCAAACAAACCTAAATACAGCTTTCAAATGCTACGCCTTCTGGCACAGGTTAAATGCTTTTTGACTCCTCGACTCGCGTATGAGCTCACATGGAATCGGTCTGTAAACACTAAAGGTAAAGCTGGTTGTAATGTAGAACTGGACCGAACAATGGAGCATCAAAACCGGATCTTCAAGGAGCACTGTCGCGGTATGCGTGGAAAAGTCACCCAGAAAAGTGTTGACAGGGTAAGCCGGTCTGCCCAGGAAGCGCATAAACTTCTTGCCAGCTTAGACACTCAAATGGAAGTGAAGAAACCATCATCTAAGCGCCAAGAAACTAAAAAGCCAGATGTATCTTCCCTTGCAATGGCTCTTCACCAAGAGAACATTTTTGAAGAAATACCTGGTAGGAATCATTCTAAATTTCCAGACTTCCCTGTAAGCATTCTAAGTAAACTATCACTACCAGATCTCCACAAGTGGATAAGTTCATCGCTGAAGGTGTTGTCACGACAAAATCAATTCAGAATTTGTTGA
- the LOC140230097 gene encoding uncharacterized protein, whose protein sequence is MDAARIADMIDSKVNQSQNRLLSDLDNLISNRLSNFQQSLNESQKALSDAQVAKIEEMHADNYKFQRKGNEEQYKVNIKVQRKLRETEQILKEENDITTSVADAKAKIAEGIDIIDKRQKLIKMADSSPLGWKMVAEYENNSLADNSDDEKRMFKAEARAERKAKKVKKQWEPRRFQPYAMNRSSWRPIHTGAKDQENHASTSRGGVDERKRPGLCFACGKPGHWKADCLARGNRSGQISGSEFIHVAKENDTESKLDSIERDQFDSTSDLKALPKNSGNKINVSPVGRLKQNVNKWADFGASREILDIIENGYKLPLHTLPDSKELRNNRSALNHGMFVEEEIGRLLEKGCVTEVKTRPTVVNPLTVSENKDKCRLVLDCRHINPHLFKQKFKYEDTSVAKDVFEEGDHVFTFDLKSAYHHVEISEPHRQYLGFSWCSEGQTRYFVFNVLPFGISTAGYVFTKITRVPVTYWRAQGKKIVMFLDDGIAGCSDKTEAIKMSGSIKSELNELGFLLADEKCEWEPSSNATWLGLDWNFTLGVVHVTDRRIQKLKKSVESILTKVNRGNRLVLVRELASVAGQIISTQPAVGLVVQLKTREIFKCINSRASWNAPVLVSDEAVSEFKFWYKNIERVNGIPMTFVKPCNATLFTDASATGYGAYVCEDSNLELVGFWKEQEKEYSSSWREIEALSRALKSFGSCLEGQSVRWFTDNRNVTRIVQKGSRSRQLQSIALEIHETCEKFGLTIIPVWIPREQNTRADNLSKIIDSDDWYISPNVFGYLDRRWGPHTVDRFACDYNSQCRRFNSRWGCPNSEGVDAFKQAWSDDVNWWVPPPRLAARVIDKAVQDCANGTLVVPQWKSAPFWPKIFKGGKFAPFIENSFMFSSKEVKKGKGNNGIFGSSRTTDFTLIALKLRF, encoded by the coding sequence ATGGATGCAGCCAGGATAGCCGACATGATTGACTCTAAAGTCAATCAGAGCCAAAACCGCCTTTTATCAGACCTCGATAATCTAATTTCAAACAGACTGAGCAATTTTCAGCAATCTTTGAACGAATCTCAGAAAGCTCTCAGTGACGCGCAAGTAgccaaaattgaagaaatgcaTGCGGACAACTACAAATTTCAACGCAAGGGCAACGAGGAACAGTACAAAGTCAACATCAAAGTTCAGAGGAAGTTGAGGGAAACagaacagattctgaaagaagaaAACGATATTACAACATCCGTTGCCGACGCGAAAGCAAAAATCGCGGAAGGTATTGACATTATAGACAAACGGCAAAAGTTAATCAAAATGGCCGACAGTTCACCCTTGGGGTGGAAGATGGTAGCAGAGTACGAGAATAACTCTTTAGCCGACAATTCCGACGATGAAAAGCGGATGTTCAAAGCAGAGGCTAGAGCCGAGAGGAAAGCGAAAAAAGTCAAAAAGCAGTGGGAGCCAAGGCGATTCCAACCATACGCCATGAACCGATCATCATGGAGGCCGATTCACACTGGCGCCAAAGACCAAGAAAATCATGCTTCAACCAGCCGCGGAGGAGTAGACGAACGCAAGAGGCCGGGGCTTTGTTTCGCCTGCGGTAAACCCGGTCACTGGAAGGCTGACTGtctagcaagaggcaatagATCCGGCCAGATAAGTGGATCAGAATTTATTCACGTAGCTAAAGAGAATGACACAGAGTCTAAGTTAGATTCGATAGAAAGGGATCAATTTGATAGTACAAGTGACTTGAAGGCACTGCCCAAAAATAGTGGCAATAAGATTAATGTGTCCCCTGTTGGGAGattgaaacaaaatgtgaataagtGGGCCGATTTCGGGGCCAGTAGGGAAATCTTGGATATTATTGAGAATGGCTACAAATTGCCTTTGCACACATTGCCTGATAGTAAAGAGCTTCGTAATAATAGATCCGCTTTAAATCATGGCATGTTTGTGGAAGAGGAGATTGGAAGGTTACTGGAGAAGGGTTGTGTGACAGAAGTTAAAACAAGGCCCACTGTTGTGAATCCTTTGACAGTTTCGGAGAATAAGGACAAATGTAGGCTCGTTTTGGACTGCAGACACATTAATCCACATTTATTCAAGCAAAAGTTTAAATATGAAGATACATCAGTGGCGAAGGATGTGTTCGAAGAAGGGGATCATGTGTTCACATTTGATCTTAAATCTGCATACCATCATGTAGAGATTTCTGAACCACACAGACAGTATTTAGGATTTTCGTGGTGTTCTGAAGGTCAAACAAGGTATTTCGTGTTTAATGTGTTACCATTTGGAATTTCCACGGCGGGTtatgtttttacaaaaataacACGGGTTCCAGTCACCTACTGGAGAGCACAAGGGAAAAAGATTGTCATGTTTCTAGACGACGGGATTGCGGGATGCAGCGATAAGACAGAGGCGATAAAGATGAGCGGGTCAATTAAATCAGAATTGAACGAATTGGGTTTCCTTTTAGCGGATGAAAAGTGCGAGTGGGAACCTAGCAGTAACGCAACCTGGCTAGGATTGGATTGGAATTTTACATTGGGAGTAGTTCATGTAACGGACCGCAGGatacaaaaattgaaaaagtcAGTCGAAAGCATTTTGACCAAAGTGAACAGAGGTAACAGGCTTGTTTTGGTACGCGAACTAGCAAGTGTTGCTGGGCAAATCATTTCCACTCAACCCGCAGTCGGGTTAGTAGTTCAGTTGAAAACGAGAGAAATATTCAAGTGCATTAATAGCAGGGCTTCGTGGAATGCCCCAGTGTTAGTTTCTGACGAGGCGGTATCAGAGTTTAAGTTTTGGTATAAGAACATAGAACGGGTGAATGGCATCCCTATGACATTCGTGAAACCATGTAACGCTACTTTGTTTACAGACGCGTCGGCCACTGGGTACGGCGCCTACGTATGTGAAGATTCCAATCTGGAATTGGTTGGTTTCtggaaagaacaagaaaaagagtATAGCTCTTCGTGGAGAGAAATTGAAGCTCTGAGCAGAGCACTAAAATCGTTTGGTTCGTGCCTGGAAGGGCAGAGTGTCCGTTGGTTTACGGATAATAGAAATGTCACGAGAATTGTCCAGAAAGGAAGTAGAAGCCGGCAATTACAGAGCATTGCCcttgaaattcatgaaacttGTGAAAAGTTTGGTTTAACCATAATTCCGGTTTGGATTCCTAGAGAACAGAATACACGAGCTGATAACCTCAGTAAAATTATAGACAGCGATGATTGGTACATAAGTCCAAATGTATTTGGTTATCTGGATCGCAGATGGGGGCCACACACAGTAGACAGATTTGCATGCGATTATAACTCACAGTGTAGAAGGTTTAATTCCAGATGGGGATGTCCAAATTCAGAAGGGGTAGACGCATTTAAACAGGCCTGGAGTGACGATGTTAATTGGTGGGTGCCACCACCGCGGCTGGCAGCCAGGGTTATTGATAAGGCAGTACAAGATTGTGCCAATGGTACCCTAGTTGTGCCGCAGTGGAAATCTGCTCcattttggccaaaaattttcaaaggagGCAAATTTGCTCCTTTCATTGAGAATTCATTTATGTTTTCCTCAAAGGAAGTAAAGAAAGGAAAGGGTAACAATGGCATCTTTGGTTCTTCGAGAACAACGGATTTCACTTTAATCGCATTGAAATTACGTTTTTGA